The DNA window ACAACGCAACGCCGAGAGGACCGACACCGAGACCGACACCGCACGATGAGTCCGTGTGCGTGCGGCACGATGGTGCGCATGTCACCTTCAGCTTCGGCGACCGTGTACATCGTCGGCGCCGCCGGTCAGCTCGGTACCGCCCTGCGCGCACGGCGGCCGGCCGACTTCCCCGGTCACGATATCCGCGCGCTCACCTCGGCCGACCTGGACATCGGCGACGAGGCCTCCGTGCGCGCCGCGCTGGGCGATCTGGCGGCGGGTGACGTGGTGATCAACTGCGCCGCCTACACCGATGTCGACGGCGCACAGAGCGACGAGGCCGGTGCCTATCGCGTCAACGCGGATGGCCCGGCCCATCTCGCGCGGGCAACGGTGGCGGCCGGGGCGTGGCTCATCCACGTATCCACCGACTATGTCTTCAGCGGTCAGGTCGGTGGCAGCGAGACCGGCCCGCGGTCTCCCGCGCTACCCTACGAACCGGACGACGTGGGGGAGGTGATACCGGCCACTGTCTACGGAGCCAGCAAACTCGCGGGCGAACGATCCGCGCTGGACACCGACCCCCGGACCACCGTGGTGCGCACCGCCTGGGTCTACACCGGCGGCCCCGACAGTCGCGACTTCGTGGGCACCATGCGGCGGCTCGAGCAGACCCGCGAGACGGTGTCGGTGGTCGACGATCAGGTCGGTTCACCGACGTACGCCCGCGATCTGGCCGACGGTCTGTGGGAACTCGCCGCGACCGGACCCACCGAGGCGGTGGCGGGCGCCGTCCTGCATGGCACCAACGCCGGGCGCGCCAGCTGGTATGAGGTGGCGCGCGCCGTGTTCGCCCAGGTCGGGGCCTCGCCGGACCGCGTGCACCCCTGTACCACCGCCGAATTCCCCCGTCCGGCACCGCGGCCGGCGTTCTCCGTCCTGTCCGGTGCCTCGTGGGCGGCCGCGGGGTTACGTCCCCTACGTGAATGGCGGGCGGCGCTCGACGAGGCGATCGGTGCGTCAGAGCCCGCGTCCGGTTCGTTACCCTGAGCCGGTGTCTGCCCCAACACCGGCGTCCCCGGAGTTCGCCGTCGTCACCGTCACCTACTGGTCGGGTGACTACCTGACGACCTTTCTGCGCAGTCTGGACGTCGCGTCCGAGCAGCGGCCGTCGGTGATCATCGCCGACAACGGTTCCGGTGACGGAGCGCCGGAGGCCGCCGAACGTGACCACGAGCGGGTGAGGTTGGTGCGCACCGGCGGAAACATCGGCTACGGCGGCGCCATCAACCGCGCCGTGGCCGACCTGGACCCCGACGTCGAATACGTGGTGATCGCCAATCCCGACATCGAGTGGCTGCCCGGAGCCATCGACGAGCTCCTCGACGCCGCGCGCCGATGGCCGGATGCGGGCGCGTTGGGGCCGCTGATCCGCGAACCCGACGGCACCGTTTACCCGTCGGCCCGCCGGGTCCCCGATCTGATCTCGGGCACCGGTCACGCGATCCTCGGCACGGTGTGGAAATCCAATCCGTGGACGGCGGCCTACCGCGACGACGACGCCGAGCCATCCGAACGAACCACCGGTTGGTTGTCGGGATCGTGTCTATTGGTGCGGCGCAAGGCATTCGACGCCATCAGTGGTTTCGACCCGCGGTATTTCATGTACATGGAGGACGTCGATCTCGGTGACCGGCTGGGTCGTGCCGGCTGGTCCAACGTCTACGTCCCGTCGGCCGAGGTGATCCACACCAAGGGGCACACCGCCGGACGCAACCCGGAGAAGATGCTGCCCGCGCATCATCGCAGCGCCTACCGATTCCAGGCGGACCGCAATCCGGGGGTCCTGCGGGCGCCGCTGCGCCTGGTCCTACATGCCGGGCTGGCAGTGCGGTCACGGCTCGCCGTCCGTGCAGCCCGCCGGGGACTGCGCGATGATGCCCAGACCGGCACCGACGGACAGGCACAGAACTCATGACGGCGGCCGGCGTTGCGGTCACCACCGAGGAAGGACAGACACGTGGACGAGAACACCGTGGGGGGCTCGGTGTCCGACGCCGGTTCCGGCGAGGTCCAGGCAGTGGTGCTGGTCGGCGGAAAAGGCACCCGGCTGCGGCCGCTCACCCTGTCCGCGCCCAAGCCGATGTTGCCGACCGCCGGGCTGCCGTTCCTGACCCACCTGTTGTCGCGCATCCGGGCGGCAGGCATCCGGGACGTCGTGCTGAGCACCTCGTTCAAGGCGAATGTGTTCAGTGAGTACTACGGCGATGGCTCCAAACTGGGTCTACGGCTCACCTACGTCACCGAGGAGTCACCGTTGGGCACCGGCGGTGGTATCCGCAACGTGCTCGACGTGATCACCGCCGACACCGTCGTCGTGTTCAACGGTGACGTCCTCGGCGGTACCGACGTCCGCGAGGTCATCGACGGCCATCGGCAGTCGGGTGCCGACGTGACCCTGCACCTCGTCCGGGTCAGTGACCCCCGCGCGTTCGGCTGCGTGCCCACCGACGACGAGGGCCGGGTGACGGCATTCCTGGAGAAGACACAGGACCCGCCGACCGACCAGATCAACGCCGGCACCTACGTGTTCCGCCGCGAGATCATCGAATCGATCCCGGCCGGTATCCCGGTGTCGGTCGAACGCGAGGTCTTCCCCCGACTGTTGCTCGAGGGCAAACACATTCACGGCCACGTCGACCACGCCTACTGGCGCGACATGGGCACCCCCGAGGACTTCGTCCGCGGATCGGCCGACCTCGTGCGCGGCATCGCACCCTCGCCCGCGCTCGGTGACCGGCACGGCGAGTCGCTGGTGCACGAGGGCGCCGGGGTGGGGCCGGGCGCCCTGCTCATCGGGGGGACGGTCGTGGGGCGCGGTGCCGAGGTCGGCCCACGCGCCCGGCTCGACGGCGCGGTCATCTTCGACGGCGCCGTGATCGAGGCCGGGGCCGTGGTGGAACGCAGCATCGTCGGGTTCGGTGCGCGCGTGGGACCGCGGGCGCTGATCCGGGACACGGTGATCGGCGACGGCGCCGACATCGGGGCCCGCTGCGAACTGTTGCGCGGTGCGCGGGTGTGGCCCGGCATCCAGATCCCCGACAACGGGGTTCGGTTCTCGACCGACGTGTGAGCGGACCGCTCAGCGTGCCTTGGCGGCGGCGAGGACACCGGCACCGAGCGGGATGACCACCGGCAGGAGCTGCTCGTCGTCGGCGATGATCATGGCCGCCTCCCGGGCGGCGGCGGTCACCGGGTCGTTGCGGCCGGGATCGCCGACCGCACCGTCGGCGGTGGCGTTGTGCACCACCACCACACCGCCGGGCCGCAGCATCCGGATGGCCTCGCGCACGTAACGCGGGTGATCGATCAGCGGGCCGTCGACGAACACCAGGTCATAGGACGCGTCGGTGAGGCGGGGGAGCACCTCGGTGGGGGTGCCGTTGATCAGACGCGTCCGCCCGGCCGGGATGTCGCCGCCGGCAAAGGAGCGCCGCGCGGCGCGGTGATGCTCGGGTTCGGGGTCGATCGTCGTCAGCACACCATCGGGCGCCATCCCGTTGAGCAGCCACAATCCGCTCACGCCGGTCCCGGTGCCGATCTCGACGACGGCACGTGCGTCGGTCGCGCGGGCCAAGAGCGCCAGCAGCGCGCCCACCGAGGGACTCACCGGGTTCGTGCCCAGCTCCGCCGCGCGGGTACGGGCGGCCAGCAGGGCGTCGTCCTCGACGATGGCCGACTCCGCATAGGAGATGAGGGCCGGCGATGATGAGTCGGTCACACATCGAGGTTAATCCGCAGCCCGGACGAACGCGCGGACGGCACGCCAACCCGGCGGCCGCACTTCCTCAGCGAAACCTCAGCCGACTCACACTGCGACCACACCACGGTGGGAGAGGGTGATTCTCGAGGCCGGGCGACCGGTGCCGGAATACCCGCCATGGTGTCCGATGTTCACCCAAGTGAACGCATGGGACACTGGAATCGAATCGCCACGATGTCAGGTTGACCGAGCAGCGAGAAAGGAACACACCACCCACGATGACTGATCCCCTGGAGTCCGCCGACACCGTCCCTGCCGGGACTGCCGGGTTCGACGCCACCGGCAACGATCTGTTGATGCCGTCCTGGGACGAACTGGTGCGTGAGCACGCCGATCGTGTGTACCGCCTCGCCTATCGCCTCTCGGGAAATCAGCACGACGCCGAGGACCTGACCCAGGAGACGTTCATCCGCGTGTTCCGGTCGCTGTCGAATTATCGGCCCGGAACCTTCGAGGGCTGGTTGCACCGCATCACCACCAACCTGTTCCTGGACATGGTGCGTCGCCGCAACAAGATCCGCATGGAGGCGCTGCCCGAGGAGTACGACCGCGTACCGGCCGACACCCCGGACCCGCAGCAGGTCTTCGATGCCACCAACCTCGATCCCGACCTGCAACGCGCGCTCGACTCGCTGGCCCCGGAATTCCGCGCCGCAGTGGTGTTGTGCGACATCGAGGGTCTGTCCTACGAGGAGATCGCCACGACGCTCGGCGTCAAGCTCGGCACCGTGCGCAGCCGTATCCACCGAGGTCGGCAGACCATCCGCGATGCTCTCGCCGCCCAGGGGCACACCAGCAGCCGGTCGGTTGCCGTGGGCCGCTGACCTGTCCCGGCGTCGGACACCCGACATGAACTCGGCCGGCCGGGAACCTTGCCACCGTCGGCGACGTTGTCACTTTCGGATAAGCTGGGACGCCGCACGCCCACCCACACCAATGTGATCGCGTGCGACCAGGCCACGGTGCTACGGCGACGAACGTCGCGGAAAGGGGTGAACGACGATGATGGATGGTCATCGAGGTCGGCCAACCCGAGGTGCGCAGGTCGGGGAGCCGGGTTCGTCACCCTCTTTCCGTCGTCGCCGCTCCGCGTGGGACCCGTCCCGGTGGACACCCGCGCCGTCGTCGATCGAACCCAACCGCGGCTACCGTGCTCCCGGCAGGCCCGGTGGTCGCCGATTCGCGCCGACCGAGCATCTCGCTCCGGAGGCCGTCGCGGCCTTCGTCGACGGCGAACTCGGCATGACCGCCCACATGCGCGCCACCCATCACCTCGCCCTCTGCCCGGAGTGCGTGGCCGCCGTCGACGCCCAGACCTCGGCGCGGGCCCGCCTACGCGAATCGGGTCGGGTCTCGATCCCCGATTCACTGCTCAGTCAGCTGACCCAGATCCCGACGCGCGAGATCGACATGACCTCGGGGGACGCCGCCACCGACCGGATGCCGGGTGCTTTCCCGGCGTCGTCCATCCCCGCGCCGATGACACGCGGCCGGATGACGCGTCGGTGGGGCCGCTGATTTGGACCGCAACAACGAAGTGAACGGTGGCGGGGACGTGAACGACGGCGGTGCGAACGACAGCGACGGTGCCGACACCAGGGGCGCTGACAACAAGGGCGCTGACAACAGGGACGCTGACAACAGGGACCCGAACAGCGGTAACGCTCGGGAGGCGATTTTCTCCCCATTCGCGCGCCCGGAGAACCCGGGCGCCGGGGCAACGGTCGTCGGCGATCCCGCCGCCACGTCGCGTCGCAGCCTGCATGTGCCGGTCTCGCCGGGAACCGCTCAGGTCTTCGGTCGGCCCGACGGTGCGCACGGATCGTTCGCGACCTCGCCGTCGACGCAAACTCCCCAACCGCACATCGCTCCGCCCGACCCGGTGCTCGCGGAGGCGTTCGGCCGGCCCGCGGGTTCCGACGAGACCCTGCAGCGCGACCCGCTCGCGACCTATGGCGAAGCCGACGACGAGCCGGCGCCGGCCGACCCGTGGCGCGACCCGGAGAGCCCGGCGCATCTCGACACCCCCGCGGTCGCCGTCGCCACGCCCGCCCCACCGAGCGCTCCCGGTCCCAAACTGGGAGTGCGCGACATCCTCTTCGGCAACCGCGTCAGTTGGGTGGCCCTCGTGGTGCTCGCGGTCATCGCGCTGCTCATCGGCATTCTCGGCGGGCTGATGGGCCGGATGACCGCCGGCACTTCGGCGCCCCTGCACAGCAACACCGTCGAACTGTCCACCGACGACTCCACCGGTAACGGCGACCCGCGTTCGCCCGTCGCCCGCGTGGTGCAGGCGGTGGAACGCTCAGTGGTGGAGATCGACGTCCGTACCGCGAGCGCGTCGGGGACGGGGTCGGGTTTCGTGATCAGTCCCCAGGGCTACATCCTCACGAACAATCACGTGATCTCGATGGCCGCGACCGAACGCAGCGCCAGGCTGGAGGTCGTCTTCTTCGATCGCCAGCGTGTGCCCGCACGGGTCGTCGGGCGCGACCCCAAGACCGACCTCGCGGTGATCAAGGTCGACAACGTCGCCAACCTGGTGGTCGCGAAGCTGGGTAACTCCGGTGACCTGCAGATCGGTGAAGAGGTCGTCGCCTTCGGTTCGCCACTCGGCCTCAACCGAACCGTGACCAGCGGAATCGTCAGCGCGCTCAACCGTGCCGTGGCGTTGGCGCCGGATGCGGAATCCGACACCGACGCGGTCATCGACGCCATCCAGACCGACGCGGCGATCAACCCCGGCAACTCGGGCGGCCCGCTGGTGAACGATCGCGCGCAGGTCGTCGGCATCAACACCGCCATCCGCAGCGGTGGTGGCGGCTCGATCGGACTGGGCTTCGCGATCCCGATCAGCCAGGCCGAACCAATCGCGCAGACCCTCATCCGTGACGGTGCGGTCAAGCACCCACAGATCGGGGTCAACGTCAGCTCGGTCCGCAACGAACGCGTTCTCGGGGCCCAGGTCCGCAACGTGGTCAGCGGTGGTCCCGCCGATCGTGCCGGACTGCGCGAGAACGACGTGATCGTGCAGTTCAACGGCCGGCCGGTGGAAAGCGCCGACGAGTTGAATGTCGCGGTGCGTACCGCGAAGATCGGCGAGTCAGTACCATTCAAGTACTCCCGGGACAATCGGGTGTTCACCGGCACCATCACGCCCGTCAGTGACTGAGGCATCCCATGTTCAGCAGCATCGGTTGGGGAGAGATCGCGATCCTGGTGATCGCGGGTCTCATCATCCTCGGTCCGGAACGCCTGCCCGGAGCCATCTCCTGGACGTTCAAATCCCTGCGTCAGGTCCGTGACTATGCGACGGGTGCGACCAGCCAGCTCAAGGACGAACTGGGCACCGACTTCGAGGACCTGCGCAAACCGCTGGCCGAACTGAACGAATTGCGTGGCATGACCCCGCGGTCGATTGTCACCAAACACCTGCTCGACGGGGACGACTCCGTCTTCCGGATGGTCTCCGACGCAACGACTTTCGACCGGACGGCGGATACGCCGGCGGTCAAGCCGGTATCTGCGCCGATGCCCGAGACGCCGACGCCCGAGTCAACGGATCGCCAGGGGTCGAACACGAGCGGGACGAAGCGTCCGGGCGTCGAGATGCGCAAGCACAGCAACCGTAAACCGGCGGTGGAGGACTGGGACGCCACCTGAGTGGTTCGCGCCGGGGAGACCTCGCTTCGAGATCAGTCGTGGCGTACCGTGTCGAGTCCGAGACTCATCCCGGCCAGGCCGCGTTTGCGAACCGCCAGCCGCTCCGCGATCGTCCGCAACGCCGACCCGGACGCCGACTCGGGCGCCGACAACACCACCGGCACGCCGGCGTCACCGCCCTCACGCAGAGTCGTCTCCAGCGGAACCTGCCCGAGCAACTCCACCGGCGCGCCCACGGCGCGGGTGAGTCGTTGCGCCACCTGCTCGCCGCCGCCGGCGCCGAACGGCTCCATCCGCGTGCCGTCGGGCAGTTCGAGCCAGGACATGTTCTCCACGACCCCGAGAATCTTCTGGCGGGTCTGCAGGGCGATCGCGCCGGCCCGCTCGGCCACCTCGGCAGCCGCCTGCTGCGGGGTGGTGATCACCAGGATCTCGGCACCGGGGATCAGCTGGGCGATCGAGATGGCGACATCACCGGTGCCGGGCGGCAGATCGAGCAGCAGGACGTCGAGATCGCCCCAGTACACATCGGCGAGGAACTGCTGAAGAGCGCGGTGCAGCATCGGTCCACGCCAGGTCACCGGGGTGTTGCCGTCGGTGAACTGGCCGATCGAGATGAACTTCACGCCATGGCTGATCGGCGGCATGATCATCTTCTCGACCTGTGTCGGCTTCGCATCGCTGCCCAGCATCCGCGGAACCGAATGGCCGTAGATGTCCGCGTCGAGGACGCCCACGCTGAGTCCGCGTGCGGCCAGCGCGGTCGCGAGATTGACCGTCACACTCGACTTGCCGACGCCGCCCTTGCCGGAAGCCACCGCATACACCCGGGTCAATGAGCCGGGCTGGGCAAACGGGATCACCGGCTCCGCCTTGTCGCCACGCAACTTCTTGCGCAGCTCGGTGCGTTGCTCGTCGTTCATCACGTCGAGATCCACGCGGACGGTGCCGGCGCCGGGGACGTCCGCGACGGCACTCCGGACGCGGTCGGCGATCTCGTTGCGCATCGGGCAGCCCGACGTCGTCAGGTAGACCGACACGTCGATACTCGCGTCGTCGTTGATCGACACCGATTTGACCATGCCGATCTCGGTGATGGGCTTACCGATCTCGGGGTCGCGAACCTTGCTCAACGCAGCGCGAACCGAGGATTCCGTGGGGGAGACTCCGATTGTCATCCCCACCAGCCTACCGTCGGGGCACCGGGGTGGAATCCGCGGTCGGCGGAGTGGTCTGGGCACGACCGGAGCGGGGCGCCTCCTGGCGCGGAGCGTTCTGTTTGGGTGTCGCCCGGGGCTGGCCCGGCAGCGGCGGCAGGGTGATCGTCGGAAGGCAGATCACCAGGCAGGGCGGCGGGGTGGACGTCGTGCTCGACGAGGTCGAGGATTCGGACTCGCTGCCGCTGGGCCGCGACGGTGTGGACGGCTTGGACGACGAGGAGCGCGATGAGGACTTCGCGTGCTTGGGTTCGGGGATCGGATTGGTCGGCATCACGCCGGTCGCGTAGGCGCCCGCCCAGCTCAGCACGTTTGCGACGTATTCCATCGAGTGGTTGTAACGCAGGACCGCGGCGACCTTGTTGCGGTCGTTCATGATGTCGGTGACCCCGGCGCAGAGGTAGCGCCCGGCCGAGTAGGTCGCGTCGAAGACGTTGTTGGGGTCGGCTTTCCCGTCACCGTTGCCGTCCGAGCCCCAGGCCGCCCAGGTGCTCGGGATGAACTGCATGGGGCCCATCGCCCGGTCGTGGCCGGAGTCGCCGTCGATGCGTCCGCCGTCGGTGTCGCGGATGACGGCGTTGCCGGCGAGCGAACCGTCGAGAACGGGTCCCGCGATGGGATTGATCGTGGTGCCGTATTGATCCACCGAACCGTTGCTCGCGTGGTTCGACTCGATGCGCCCGATCCCGGCCAGCAGGAACCACGGCAGTTTGCATTGCGGGGATTCGGCCCCGATGCGGTTCGCGGCGAGCTTGTAGGCCTGCAGGACGATGCCGGGGATGCCGAGCGGCCCGGAGGGCAGATCGGCGGCGATGCGGAACTGTGGAGCGATCGCGGCGACCGCCTTCGGAGGCGGCGGGGCGAACCCGAGCGGTGCGGTCGGCGTCGACGCGACGATCTCGGCGACGATCACCGGGAGATCGTCGGTCACCGTGGCCGTCGGTGCGATTCCGCCGTGGGCGCTCGAGGTGGCGGTGGCCAGCACCAGGGCCCCCACCACCGCGCTGCCGGTGGCGACGCTCAGGACGCGCCGCGGATACCGGTGCGGCCGGCGAGGTCCCCGGGCACGCCGGAACAGGCCGCCGCGACCCGACAGAGAACTCATCGGGTCCGACACCCGACGGTCATCGAACCCGGTACAACGCCACACGCGTCGGTCGCGCGCGGACACACCCGTTCGCTCACGTTCGCTCCGTTGCTCTCACGCATAACTCATCTGCCCCCGACAGCACGGTGAATCAGTTCACGGGCGGCACCCGGCCGACCCGAATCTGTGACCCACCATACATATGGGTCGGGTGACCCAATGCAGGAACCGTCGCATTGTGCGCTCACCTACAGAAGATCGAACCGATCGCCAC is part of the Gordonia bronchialis DSM 43247 genome and encodes:
- the manB gene encoding mannose-1-phosphate guanylyltransferase, whose amino-acid sequence is MDENTVGGSVSDAGSGEVQAVVLVGGKGTRLRPLTLSAPKPMLPTAGLPFLTHLLSRIRAAGIRDVVLSTSFKANVFSEYYGDGSKLGLRLTYVTEESPLGTGGGIRNVLDVITADTVVVFNGDVLGGTDVREVIDGHRQSGADVTLHLVRVSDPRAFGCVPTDDEGRVTAFLEKTQDPPTDQINAGTYVFRREIIESIPAGIPVSVEREVFPRLLLEGKHIHGHVDHAYWRDMGTPEDFVRGSADLVRGIAPSPALGDRHGESLVHEGAGVGPGALLIGGTVVGRGAEVGPRARLDGAVIFDGAVIEAGAVVERSIVGFGARVGPRALIRDTVIGDGADIGARCELLRGARVWPGIQIPDNGVRFSTDV
- the tatB gene encoding Sec-independent protein translocase protein TatB, encoding MFSSIGWGEIAILVIAGLIILGPERLPGAISWTFKSLRQVRDYATGATSQLKDELGTDFEDLRKPLAELNELRGMTPRSIVTKHLLDGDDSVFRMVSDATTFDRTADTPAVKPVSAPMPETPTPESTDRQGSNTSGTKRPGVEMRKHSNRKPAVEDWDAT
- a CDS encoding O-methyltransferase, which produces MTDSSSPALISYAESAIVEDDALLAARTRAAELGTNPVSPSVGALLALLARATDARAVVEIGTGTGVSGLWLLNGMAPDGVLTTIDPEPEHHRAARRSFAGGDIPAGRTRLINGTPTEVLPRLTDASYDLVFVDGPLIDHPRYVREAIRMLRPGGVVVVHNATADGAVGDPGRNDPVTAAAREAAMIIADDEQLLPVVIPLGAGVLAAAKAR
- a CDS encoding glycosyltransferase family 2 protein, whose amino-acid sequence is MSAPTPASPEFAVVTVTYWSGDYLTTFLRSLDVASEQRPSVIIADNGSGDGAPEAAERDHERVRLVRTGGNIGYGGAINRAVADLDPDVEYVVIANPDIEWLPGAIDELLDAARRWPDAGALGPLIREPDGTVYPSARRVPDLISGTGHAILGTVWKSNPWTAAYRDDDAEPSERTTGWLSGSCLLVRRKAFDAISGFDPRYFMYMEDVDLGDRLGRAGWSNVYVPSAEVIHTKGHTAGRNPEKMLPAHHRSAYRFQADRNPGVLRAPLRLVLHAGLAVRSRLAVRAARRGLRDDAQTGTDGQAQNS
- the sigE gene encoding RNA polymerase sigma factor SigE, whose amino-acid sequence is MTEQRERNTPPTMTDPLESADTVPAGTAGFDATGNDLLMPSWDELVREHADRVYRLAYRLSGNQHDAEDLTQETFIRVFRSLSNYRPGTFEGWLHRITTNLFLDMVRRRNKIRMEALPEEYDRVPADTPDPQQVFDATNLDPDLQRALDSLAPEFRAAVVLCDIEGLSYEEIATTLGVKLGTVRSRIHRGRQTIRDALAAQGHTSSRSVAVGR
- the rfbD gene encoding dTDP-4-dehydrorhamnose reductase, whose protein sequence is MVRMSPSASATVYIVGAAGQLGTALRARRPADFPGHDIRALTSADLDIGDEASVRAALGDLAAGDVVINCAAYTDVDGAQSDEAGAYRVNADGPAHLARATVAAGAWLIHVSTDYVFSGQVGGSETGPRSPALPYEPDDVGEVIPATVYGASKLAGERSALDTDPRTTVVRTAWVYTGGPDSRDFVGTMRRLEQTRETVSVVDDQVGSPTYARDLADGLWELAATGPTEAVAGAVLHGTNAGRASWYEVARAVFAQVGASPDRVHPCTTAEFPRPAPRPAFSVLSGASWAAAGLRPLREWRAALDEAIGASEPASGSLP
- a CDS encoding Mrp/NBP35 family ATP-binding protein — encoded protein: MTIGVSPTESSVRAALSKVRDPEIGKPITEIGMVKSVSINDDASIDVSVYLTTSGCPMRNEIADRVRSAVADVPGAGTVRVDLDVMNDEQRTELRKKLRGDKAEPVIPFAQPGSLTRVYAVASGKGGVGKSSVTVNLATALAARGLSVGVLDADIYGHSVPRMLGSDAKPTQVEKMIMPPISHGVKFISIGQFTDGNTPVTWRGPMLHRALQQFLADVYWGDLDVLLLDLPPGTGDVAISIAQLIPGAEILVITTPQQAAAEVAERAGAIALQTRQKILGVVENMSWLELPDGTRMEPFGAGGGEQVAQRLTRAVGAPVELLGQVPLETTLREGGDAGVPVVLSAPESASGSALRTIAERLAVRKRGLAGMSLGLDTVRHD
- a CDS encoding lytic transglycosylase domain-containing protein; translation: MSSLSGRGGLFRRARGPRRPHRYPRRVLSVATGSAVVGALVLATATSSAHGGIAPTATVTDDLPVIVAEIVASTPTAPLGFAPPPPKAVAAIAPQFRIAADLPSGPLGIPGIVLQAYKLAANRIGAESPQCKLPWFLLAGIGRIESNHASNGSVDQYGTTINPIAGPVLDGSLAGNAVIRDTDGGRIDGDSGHDRAMGPMQFIPSTWAAWGSDGNGDGKADPNNVFDATYSAGRYLCAGVTDIMNDRNKVAAVLRYNHSMEYVANVLSWAGAYATGVMPTNPIPEPKHAKSSSRSSSSKPSTPSRPSGSESESSTSSSTTSTPPPCLVICLPTITLPPLPGQPRATPKQNAPRQEAPRSGRAQTTPPTADSTPVPRR
- a CDS encoding trypsin-like peptidase domain-containing protein yields the protein MNDGGANDSDGADTRGADNKGADNRDADNRDPNSGNAREAIFSPFARPENPGAGATVVGDPAATSRRSLHVPVSPGTAQVFGRPDGAHGSFATSPSTQTPQPHIAPPDPVLAEAFGRPAGSDETLQRDPLATYGEADDEPAPADPWRDPESPAHLDTPAVAVATPAPPSAPGPKLGVRDILFGNRVSWVALVVLAVIALLIGILGGLMGRMTAGTSAPLHSNTVELSTDDSTGNGDPRSPVARVVQAVERSVVEIDVRTASASGTGSGFVISPQGYILTNNHVISMAATERSARLEVVFFDRQRVPARVVGRDPKTDLAVIKVDNVANLVVAKLGNSGDLQIGEEVVAFGSPLGLNRTVTSGIVSALNRAVALAPDAESDTDAVIDAIQTDAAINPGNSGGPLVNDRAQVVGINTAIRSGGGGSIGLGFAIPISQAEPIAQTLIRDGAVKHPQIGVNVSSVRNERVLGAQVRNVVSGGPADRAGLRENDVIVQFNGRPVESADELNVAVRTAKIGESVPFKYSRDNRVFTGTITPVSD